From Macrobrachium rosenbergii isolate ZJJX-2024 chromosome 22, ASM4041242v1, whole genome shotgun sequence, the proteins below share one genomic window:
- the LOC136850487 gene encoding uncharacterized protein, translating into MRWPWFLAKRADGSGEQEEEEEEEEEEEEEEEEEEEEGKDKSHYKETNYYKPTDFCFDQTVAKRADGSEGQETKDKKKKKKKKKKKKKKKKKKKKKKKKEKNDKKQTEAKGKKQRQEEEEEEEEEEEEEEEEEEEEAGGGG; encoded by the exons ATGAGGTGGCCATGGTTTT TGGCAAAGAGAGCAGACGGAAGCggggagcaagaagaagaagaagaagaagaagaagaagaagaagaagaagaagaagaagaagaagaagaagggaaggataAAAGTCACTACAAAGAGACAAATTACTATAAGCcaacagatttttgttttgacCAAACAGTGGCAAAGAGAGCAGACGGAAGCGAAGGgcaagaaacaaaagacaagaagaagaagaagaagaagaagaagaagaagaagaagaagaagaagaagaagaagaagaagaagaagaaggagaagaacgatAAAA AGCAGACGGAGGCGAAGGgcaagaaacaaagacaagaagaagaagaagaagaagaagaagaagaagaagaagaagaagaagaagaagaagaagaagcaggaggaggaggataa